In Pseudomonas flavescens, the sequence GGCAGCGCCACCCAGACCTGCGCCAATGGTCGATGCGGTGCTGCCACCGAACTGGCTGCCCAGTACCGACCCGCCTGCTGCACCCAGGCCGCCGCCCAATGCGGCTTCCGTTTTGTTGCGTGAGCTGATGGCGCCACCTGCTGCGCCGCCCAGGCCAGCGCCGATCGCGGCGCCTGTGCTGCCACCCAGGTGCTGACCGACGATATTGCCGAGTGCGCCACCGACGCCGCTGCCAATGGCGGTCTTGGTGGTATCGGCGTTGGCCAGGGGAGAAACCAGTGCACTGAAAGCCAATGCGGTAAGGAATGTACGCATCGCGCAACCCTCGAAAAATACCCTTGCGGGCGTAGTCATGGCATGGCCATGGATCATGCGGTCGGCGGTGCTGTACCGGCGACACAAGCTTAGAGCCTGATCTGCAAGGAAATTCCCGAGAGGGGGGATTAAAGATACACGAATGAATGTATCTAAATGTGTGCGACGTTGGGCTTGCCCAGGCGGCGCGTGGCTTTGCCCGTATTCAGAACAGCGAACGGGAGGCCTTGATCAGGAACCAGCCCTCGCACTCGGTATTGTGGCCCGAATAGGCCGAACAGGCGTCGCCGCTCAGGCTGGAGTCCGAATAGGAAAAATCGAAGTCGATGCCTTTCCAGGGCCGAGACAGGCTCAGGGACCAGTCATTGAACGAATTCACCTGGCCGCCGCCAGAAACCGTCTTGGGGTTGTCGAGCAAGTGATTGCCGTAGCGCACCACGACGGCCATGCCCAGCAAGTGGATGCGGCCCAGGTCGGCCAGAACCGTACTGTTGAAACGGCTGGGGTCATTGCTGAAGGAGAAGCCGAAGCGTCGTGTGTCATAGGTCAGGCCCGCGTAGACGTCCTGACTGTCGAGGTAGGTGTAACCCGGATGGCTGTAACGAATGGTGCCGACTTCATAGCCAAGCGAGTCGACGAATTGCTGGCGATAGCCGACATAGCTGTTGAGCTCCATGCGACTGCCTGGACTGATACCCAGATTGGGCGACCACTGTCCCAGATACCAGCCGCTTGGATGGCTCAAGTCGAGGCCACCGTGAAAGGCGCCGCCGCTCTCTGGCTTGACCAGCCCCTGCGCCATGCTGCGGCTCGGCGTAGTCCCCAGGTTGAGCTCGTAGTCACCCAGCTCGCGCTCCATGATCGCCGCCTGGGCGTGGATGCTCAGCAGAGCCGCCCCAAGCAGGACGGCAGATGAAAACCGCATGGTATTCCCTCCCGTTGCAGGCCAATGACCCAAGTGCCAGGCAGTCGGCCTGGTGGTCATTCGCACGGTTGTCGCTCGTCTGGCAGAAACCCGAAGGGCCACATCGTGGCTTGGGTTGGAAACTACGCGCTTCGGTCGAGCGCTCAAGCGGGCACGTTAACCGAGGGCGGTAACGGCAAAGGGACATCAGAGCTTATTTTTGGCGATAAGTGCCACTGTTTCCGACGAGCTGCATGCATCGGGCATGCCGTACGCAGCCAGTCACCCTCCCGCTCCAGCCATGCGCCGGAGCGGGAGGGCGGTGCCAAGGCTTACAGAATACGCGCGGTTTCCTGCGCCGCGTGCAGGCGAATGGCGACGAACTTGGAGGTCGGCGTGTGGCTGCCCAGGCCGACGCTTTCCAGCGGCACCAACGGGTTGGCTTCCGGGTAGTAGGCGGCCGCCTGGCCTGCCGGGATGTCGAATGCCAGCAGCGTGAAACCGACGACCTTGCGCTCGATGCCATCGTCCCATAGCGACGTGATGTCGACTTTCTGGCCGTGCTTGTAGCCCAGTCGCGTTAGGTCGGCCTCGTTGACGAACAGCACGTCACGCTGACCACGGACGCCGCGGTAGCGGTCGTCGAGGCCATAGATGGTGGTGTTGTACTGATCGTGAGAGCGCATGGTCTGCAGGATCAGATCCGGCGTCTGGCCGCTGTTGCGGACCTGTGCTGGCAGCAGATCGGCGAGCAGGGCGTTGGCCTTGAAGTTGGCCTTGCCGGTGGTGGTTTTCCACTGGCGGGCCCCAGCCGAGTTACCCAGGTAGAAGCCGCCCGGGTGCTGTACGCGGTTGTTGAAGTCCTGGAAGCCGGGGATGGTGTCGGCAATCAGCTCACGGATGCGGCTGTAGTCGGCGATCATCGCATCCCAGTCCACCGGGTGATTGCCCAGGGTGGCCTTGGCGATACCGGCAACGATGGCCGGTTCGGAACGCATTTCCTTCGACAGCGGATCGAGCTGGCCGTTGGAGGCGTGGATCATGCTGAACGAATCCTCCACGGTCACCGCTTGCGGGCCGTTGGCCTGAACGTCGATGTCGGTGCGGCCGAGGCACGGCAGGATCAGTGCGTCGGTACCGGTGGTCAGGTGGCTGCGGTTGAGCTTGGTGCTGATCTGCACGGTCAGCTCGCAATTCTGCAGTGCCTGATGCGTGCGTGGGCTGTCAGGCGTGGCCTGGGCGAAGTTGCCACCCAGGGCGATGAACACCTTGGCCTGGCCATCGACCATGGCGTTGATCGCTTCCACGGTATTGTGACCGTTTTCGCGGGGCACCTTGAACTGGAAGCGCTTCTCGATGTTGTCGAGCAGCAGCACCGGTGGGCGATCATTGATGCCCATGGTGCGGTCACCCTGCACGTTGCTGTGGCCACGTACCGGGCACAGGCCCGCGCCAGGGCGGCCAAGGTTGCCGCGCAGCAGTTGCAGGTTGACGATTTCCTGGATGGTCGCCACCGAGTGCAAGTGCTGGGTGATACCCATCGCCCAGCACATGATCACCTTGTCGGCGCGGCGGTACATCAGGGCGGCCTGCTCGATGTCTTCCAGGGTCAGGCCGGACTGCTCGACCAGCGATTCCCAGGAGGTTTCATCGAGCACCGCCAGGTAGGCATCGACGCCATCGGTATGTTCGGCGATGAAGGCGTGGTCGAAGACCGGCTTGTCACCCTTGGCGACCGCTTCGCGCTCCCACTGCAGCAGGAATTTGGCGATACCCCGCAGCGCCGCCATGTCGCCGCCGAGAGCCGGGCGGAAGAATGCGGTGTTCAGCGGCTCGGAACCGTTGGTAAGCATTTCTAGGGCATGTTGTGGGTGCTGGAAACGCTCCAGGCCACGCTCTTTCAGCGGGTTGAAGGCCACCACCTGGGCGCCACGTTTCACCGCCTCACGCAGCGGCTCGAGCATGCGCGGGTGGTTGGTGCCCGGATTCTGGCCGAGCACGAAGATGGCATCGGCGTGTTCGAAGTCCGCGAAGGTCACGCTGCCCTTGCCAATGCCGACGCTCTGGATCAGCGCGACACCGCTGGCTTCGTGGCACATGTTCGAGCAGTCGGGGAAGTTGTTGGTGCCGAACGCGCGAACGAACAACTGATACAGGAACGCCGCTTCGTTGCTGGCCCGGCCGGAGGTGTAGAACTCGGCCTGGTTCGGGCTTTCGAGGTTCTTCAGGTGTTTGGCGATCAGGCTGAAAGCGTCGTCCCAGGAGGTCGGCACGTAGCGATCGGTGCTTGCGTCGTAACGCATCGGCTCGGTCAGTCGGCCCTGATACTCGAGCCAGTAGTCGCTCTGTTCACGCAACTGGCTGACGCTGTACTTGGCGAAGAACTTCGCGTCGACGCGGCGTTTGGTGGCTTCCCAGTTGACTGCCTTGGCACCGTTCTCGCAGAACTTGATGCGGCCGTCTTCCGGGGAGTCGCCCCAGGCACAGCCCGGGCAGTCGAAGCCGCCGTTCTGGTTGGTCTTGAGCAGCGCACGCAGGTTCTTGAACGGCTGTTTGCTGTCCAGCCAGAACTGGGTGACGCTGATCAGCGCACCCCAACCGGCGGCAGCGCCTTTATAGGGTTTGTAACGCGGGTTAACGGGTTGCAGGCTCATGGCTGTTCTTCTCTTGCAGGCGGCGCGGGGCTGTAGACCCGGGGCGCGCTGTGGTGGGGCAGATGGATCAGGTTGAGGTTGTGCCGGCGCGCCCACTGCACGGTGAGGGCGGTCGGTGCCGAAAGGCTGACCAGATTGCCGAGGCCGGCTCTGACCGCCTTGTGAATCAATTCCAGGCTGCAGCGGCTGGTTACCACCGCAAAGCCCTGGCGAACATCGAGGTGTTCGCGCAGCAGGGCGCCGATCAGCTTGTCCAGCGCGTTGTGCCGGCCGATGTCTTCACGGCAGGCGCGTATCTCGCCACTGCCATCGACATACAGGGCGGCATGCAGGGCACCACTGCGGCGGGCCAGGTCCTGAACGGCGGCGATCCGCTCGCGCAGGTTGACCAGGTGAGCGGGGTCGGGCAGCTCGGCCTTGGCCAGGGTGGTCAATTGCGGCAGGGCCTGATCGAGGGCTTCCACGCCGCACAGGCCGCAGCCACTGCTTCCGGCCAGCTGCCGGCGCTGTTGCTTCATTGCCCAGAAGGCGCGGCTGCTTATTTCTACTTCGGCATTGATCGCTGCGCCGATATAACGCAAACGAATGTCATAAATATCGTCGATGGAGTCGACCACTGCACTGCTGAGGCTGAAACCGGCGATGAAGTCCTCCACTGCTGTGGGCGACACCATCATCACGGCATAACTGATGCCGTTGTAGCTGATGGCCAGCGCACTCTCCTGAGCCAGGACGGCGCAGTCGCCGGTCTCTGGGTTGCCGAGCTCCGCGTAGGCGTAGCTCTCCGGCTGCGCGGCAGCTGGTGCGGTAACGTCGGAAGTGCTGGATATCTCGGCTGACCGGGGCACGGCAAGCTCCCCTGCGGCGGATTGACACAGAGAAGCGTAGGCCCTTGGCCAGTATGCGTCTAATCGCTGTTGCCGATGTCTTGATCGATGCTGTCTATCGGTCGGGCGGGTCGGGCTCTGCAATCGGGCTTTCCGGCCCGGGTCGGAAGATCAGGTATGAGCCTGGAAGTGCCGCAGGACGGCGTTCAGCGCCTCGGTGTTGTGCTGATCGATATCGATGATGCGGTAACCCGCCCAGCATTGCTGGCCTGGCTCGCCCTCGCGGCTCCACAGGCAGTCGCCGATGAAGTGCAGCTCGCCCACGCCGTTGAGCGGCGTCTGGCACACCAGTTGGCATTCCACCAGGGTATCGGCAGGCTGAGACGTTGGGCTGCAGAGCATGAGCCCATCGCTGGAAATATCGGCGACACGGCCGAGGTAGCGACCGCTGTGCTGTTCGAAAACTTCAAGCAGTGACGTGGCCTGGTAACGGGCATGCTGACGACGATCATCCATACACGAACCTCATTGATTGCGGCCGGTGAGTTGCTGCAGAACGCGATAAACGGCGGTCAATGCACGATCGACCATGGGCGCCGCGCGGTCCGGTTTGCTGAGGCGTGCCGTACCCTGTTCCATTTCCAGGGCCAACTGGCTGATCGACTTGACCGCGGCACGCTGTCCGTTGAGGTCGACGAACATGTAGTTGTGGGTCGTGGGGCTGTACCAGGACAGCTTCAGCGTCTGCCGTCTATCGCCTTCGATGAATTCGAACCAGGTGCCGAACT encodes:
- a CDS encoding TorF family putative porin, which translates into the protein MRFSSAVLLGAALLSIHAQAAIMERELGDYELNLGTTPSRSMAQGLVKPESGGAFHGGLDLSHPSGWYLGQWSPNLGISPGSRMELNSYVGYRQQFVDSLGYEVGTIRYSHPGYTYLDSQDVYAGLTYDTRRFGFSFSNDPSRFNSTVLADLGRIHLLGMAVVVRYGNHLLDNPKTVSGGGQVNSFNDWSLSLSRPWKGIDFDFSYSDSSLSGDACSAYSGHNTECEGWFLIKASRSLF
- a CDS encoding FdhF/YdeP family oxidoreductase; the encoded protein is MSLQPVNPRYKPYKGAAAGWGALISVTQFWLDSKQPFKNLRALLKTNQNGGFDCPGCAWGDSPEDGRIKFCENGAKAVNWEATKRRVDAKFFAKYSVSQLREQSDYWLEYQGRLTEPMRYDASTDRYVPTSWDDAFSLIAKHLKNLESPNQAEFYTSGRASNEAAFLYQLFVRAFGTNNFPDCSNMCHEASGVALIQSVGIGKGSVTFADFEHADAIFVLGQNPGTNHPRMLEPLREAVKRGAQVVAFNPLKERGLERFQHPQHALEMLTNGSEPLNTAFFRPALGGDMAALRGIAKFLLQWEREAVAKGDKPVFDHAFIAEHTDGVDAYLAVLDETSWESLVEQSGLTLEDIEQAALMYRRADKVIMCWAMGITQHLHSVATIQEIVNLQLLRGNLGRPGAGLCPVRGHSNVQGDRTMGINDRPPVLLLDNIEKRFQFKVPRENGHNTVEAINAMVDGQAKVFIALGGNFAQATPDSPRTHQALQNCELTVQISTKLNRSHLTTGTDALILPCLGRTDIDVQANGPQAVTVEDSFSMIHASNGQLDPLSKEMRSEPAIVAGIAKATLGNHPVDWDAMIADYSRIRELIADTIPGFQDFNNRVQHPGGFYLGNSAGARQWKTTTGKANFKANALLADLLPAQVRNSGQTPDLILQTMRSHDQYNTTIYGLDDRYRGVRGQRDVLFVNEADLTRLGYKHGQKVDITSLWDDGIERKVVGFTLLAFDIPAGQAAAYYPEANPLVPLESVGLGSHTPTSKFVAIRLHAAQETARIL
- the fdhD gene encoding formate dehydrogenase accessory sulfurtransferase FdhD; protein product: MPRSAEISSTSDVTAPAAAQPESYAYAELGNPETGDCAVLAQESALAISYNGISYAVMMVSPTAVEDFIAGFSLSSAVVDSIDDIYDIRLRYIGAAINAEVEISSRAFWAMKQQRRQLAGSSGCGLCGVEALDQALPQLTTLAKAELPDPAHLVNLRERIAAVQDLARRSGALHAALYVDGSGEIRACREDIGRHNALDKLIGALLREHLDVRQGFAVVTSRCSLELIHKAVRAGLGNLVSLSAPTALTVQWARRHNLNLIHLPHHSAPRVYSPAPPAREEQP
- a CDS encoding PilZ domain-containing protein, whose translation is MDDRRQHARYQATSLLEVFEQHSGRYLGRVADISSDGLMLCSPTSQPADTLVECQLVCQTPLNGVGELHFIGDCLWSREGEPGQQCWAGYRIIDIDQHNTEALNAVLRHFQAHT